One genomic window of Erinaceus europaeus chromosome 19, mEriEur2.1, whole genome shotgun sequence includes the following:
- the PHYHIP gene encoding phytanoyl-CoA hydroxylase-interacting protein isoform X2, whose product MELLSTPHSIEVNNITCDSFRISWAMENTDLERVTHYFIDLNKKENKNSNKFKHRDVPTKLVAKAVPLPMTVRGHWFLSPRTEYSVAVQTAVKQSDGEYLVSGWSETVEFCTGDYAKEHLAQLQGKAEQIAGRMLRFSVFYRNHHKEYFQHARTHCGNMLQPYLKDNSGSHGSPTSGMLHGVFFSCNTEFNTGQPPQDSPYGRWRFQIPAQRLFNPSTNLYFADFYCMYTAYHYTILVLAPKGSLGDRFCRDRLPLLDIACNKFLTCSVEDGELVFRHAQDLILEIIYTEPVDLSLGTLGEISGHQLMSLSTADAKKDPSCKTCNISVGR is encoded by the exons ATGGAGCTGCTGTCCACACCTCACAGCATTGAGGTCAACAACATCACCTGTGACTCCTTCCGCATCTCCTGGGCCATGGAGAACACTGACCTGGAGCGGGTCACCCATTACTTCATTGACCTCAACAAGAAGGAGAATAAGAACTCCAACAAGTTCAAACACCGG GATGTTCCCACCAAGCTTGTGGCTaaggctgtgccactgcctatgACGGTGAGAGGCCACTGGTTCCTGAGCCCCCGCACAGAGTACAGCGTGGCAGTACAGACGGCTGTGAAGCAGAGTGACGGGGAGTACCTGGTGTCTGGCTGGAGTGAGACGGTGGAGTTCTGCACAGGGG ATTATGCCAAGGAGCATCtggcccagctgcaggggaaggcTGAGCAGATTGCAGGCCGCATGCTCCGCTTCTCGGTCTTCTACCGCAACCACCACAAGGAGTACTTTCAGCATGCCAG GACCCACTGCGGGAACATGCTGCAGCCCTACCTGAAGGATAACAGTGGCAGCCACGGCTCCCCAACCAGCGGCATGCTCCATGGGGTCTTCTTCAGCTGCAACACGGAGTTCAACACTGGCCAGCCCCCACAGGACTCCCCCTATGGCCGCTGGCGCTTCCAGATCCCAGCCCAGCGTCTTTTCAACCCCAGCACCAATCTCTACTTCGCAGACTTCTACTGTATGTACACAGCCTACCACTACACCATCCTGGTGCTGGCGCCCAAGGGCTCCCTGGGGGACCGCTTCTGCCGTGACCGCCTGCCCCTCCTGGACATTGCCTGCAACAAGTTCCTGACCTGCAGTGTGGAGGATGGGGAGCTGGTCTTCCGCCATGCTCAGGACCTCATCCTGGAGATCATCTACACTGAGCCGGTTGACCTGTCCCTGGGCACGCTGGGCGAGATCAGCGGGCACCAGCTTATGAGCCTGTCCACTGCTGATGCCAAGAAAGACCCCAGCTGCAAGACATGCAACATCAGTGTGGGCCGCTAG
- the PHYHIP gene encoding phytanoyl-CoA hydroxylase-interacting protein isoform X1, translating to MESVCAVSTGAIPQGNMELLSTPHSIEVNNITCDSFRISWAMENTDLERVTHYFIDLNKKENKNSNKFKHRDVPTKLVAKAVPLPMTVRGHWFLSPRTEYSVAVQTAVKQSDGEYLVSGWSETVEFCTGDYAKEHLAQLQGKAEQIAGRMLRFSVFYRNHHKEYFQHARTHCGNMLQPYLKDNSGSHGSPTSGMLHGVFFSCNTEFNTGQPPQDSPYGRWRFQIPAQRLFNPSTNLYFADFYCMYTAYHYTILVLAPKGSLGDRFCRDRLPLLDIACNKFLTCSVEDGELVFRHAQDLILEIIYTEPVDLSLGTLGEISGHQLMSLSTADAKKDPSCKTCNISVGR from the exons tctccaCAGGAGCCATACCACAGGGGAACATGGAGCTGCTGTCCACACCTCACAGCATTGAGGTCAACAACATCACCTGTGACTCCTTCCGCATCTCCTGGGCCATGGAGAACACTGACCTGGAGCGGGTCACCCATTACTTCATTGACCTCAACAAGAAGGAGAATAAGAACTCCAACAAGTTCAAACACCGG GATGTTCCCACCAAGCTTGTGGCTaaggctgtgccactgcctatgACGGTGAGAGGCCACTGGTTCCTGAGCCCCCGCACAGAGTACAGCGTGGCAGTACAGACGGCTGTGAAGCAGAGTGACGGGGAGTACCTGGTGTCTGGCTGGAGTGAGACGGTGGAGTTCTGCACAGGGG ATTATGCCAAGGAGCATCtggcccagctgcaggggaaggcTGAGCAGATTGCAGGCCGCATGCTCCGCTTCTCGGTCTTCTACCGCAACCACCACAAGGAGTACTTTCAGCATGCCAG GACCCACTGCGGGAACATGCTGCAGCCCTACCTGAAGGATAACAGTGGCAGCCACGGCTCCCCAACCAGCGGCATGCTCCATGGGGTCTTCTTCAGCTGCAACACGGAGTTCAACACTGGCCAGCCCCCACAGGACTCCCCCTATGGCCGCTGGCGCTTCCAGATCCCAGCCCAGCGTCTTTTCAACCCCAGCACCAATCTCTACTTCGCAGACTTCTACTGTATGTACACAGCCTACCACTACACCATCCTGGTGCTGGCGCCCAAGGGCTCCCTGGGGGACCGCTTCTGCCGTGACCGCCTGCCCCTCCTGGACATTGCCTGCAACAAGTTCCTGACCTGCAGTGTGGAGGATGGGGAGCTGGTCTTCCGCCATGCTCAGGACCTCATCCTGGAGATCATCTACACTGAGCCGGTTGACCTGTCCCTGGGCACGCTGGGCGAGATCAGCGGGCACCAGCTTATGAGCCTGTCCACTGCTGATGCCAAGAAAGACCCCAGCTGCAAGACATGCAACATCAGTGTGGGCCGCTAG